Proteins from a single region of Equus quagga isolate Etosha38 chromosome 18, UCLA_HA_Equagga_1.0, whole genome shotgun sequence:
- the KANK4 gene encoding KN motif and ankyrin repeat domain-containing protein 4 yields MEKTEAKDQTSQGDEEKEPPRSHPYSVETPYGFHLDLDFLKYVDDIEKGNTIKRIPIHRRAKQAKFSTLPRNFSLPDSGARSHAAPPHQNWSPVVPRKVSLGTEERAQTLPPGDHPQASTSGSELSFHRKTLLAETARQWEAAAPVEAELASGAGRPQLLRACSMPATLPQNRASEDPSLNSGSPTPPTLPPLQGEGSVCDGTFGPAEGFAGFHSSTPRAAAHPKVREFRDLVPGIPEQVREGAEHPEVEEEAVHHLCLPSPPFSSQNALVVLEDAQGERETREAEVVVSPESPTPSPPPLPSPIPENELPLDEIELNISEIPPPPPVEVDVRSVGIRVTEESLGLATVAPGSISSLKQQLSDLKGELSGRAEELARVRAALQQQEEEVQARGHRIRELECTVAQLAEKLSHKDTKDTQSQTDATVSTDPLCALLIRESCDKSTGVNLLGSTGSENWGVRGEENGPLWGQDNHQQRDQSLAEFVPPPQLSLPQGPERVLTPSLRSCLSTELRIEEAGSEQEGDPQRGAEGLGREAEGTSWSSDRKAPPARGEETSSEPPGKDRPGGPPSSPTDATLGQYVKKIQELLQEQWSCLEHGYPELASAIKQPASKLSSIQSQLLSSLNLLLSAYSAQAPPQKEPTAPSASPPMEISPSTSLKSIMKKKDYGFRAGGNGTKKNLQFVGVNGGYETTSSEETSGEDSSPEDLSDSEAEKKCEGAEHRRGKDAHPDGRAGQGVSEGICRVGQESGPGEELPHPKAERYKPSEEFLNACRALSQHLPETGTTTDHLLRQSLNTISQEWFRVSSRKSSSPAVVAAYLRGVQPHSQRILKLLVNLADGNGNTALHYSVSHSNFSIVKLLLETGVCNVDTQNKAGYTAVMITPLASAETDEDMAVVWKLLREGNVNIQATQGGQTALMLGVCHDRGDMVQALLSCRADVNLQDHNGSSALMLACHHGNADMVRLLLAHPACDSSLTDKAGRTALSIVLKSPTHVEIAGLLRAHAERGRSLGP; encoded by the exons ATGGAGAAGACAGAGG CCAAAGACCAGACCTCTCAGGGGGATGAAGAGAAAGAGCCTCCCAGGAGCCACCCATACTCCGTGGAGACCCCATACGGCTTTCACTTAGACCTGGACTTCCTCAAGTATGTGGATGACATCGAGAAGGGCAACACCATCAAGAGGATTCCCATCCACAGGAGGGCCAAGCAGGCCAAGTTTAGCACCTTGCCCCGAAACTTCAGCCTTCCTGACAGTGGGGCGCGCTCCCACGCTGCACCTCCCCACCAAAACTGGTCCCCAGTGGTGCCCAGGAAGGTGTCGCTGGGGACAGAGGAGCGAGCCCAGACACTGCCACCCGGGGACCACCCCCAGGCCTCCACCAGCGGGAGTGAGCTGAGCTTCCACAGGAAGACCCTGCTGGCTGAGACTGCCAGGCAGTGGGAGGCTGCGGCTCCCGTGGAGGCTGAGCTCGCCTCGGGGGCCGGACGGCCCCAGCTTCTGAGAGCATGCAGCATGCCAGCCACGCTGCCACAGAACAGGGCTTCCGAGGACCCCAGCCTAAACTCAGGTTCCCCCACACCCCCGACGCTCCCTCCACTGCAGGGGGAAGGCAGTGTCTGCGATGGCACCTTTGGCCCTGCGGAAGGATTTGCGGGTTTTCACAGCTCCACCCCACGAGCAGCAGCCCACCCAAAAGTCAGAGAGTTTAGAGACCTGGTGCCAGGGATCCCGGAGCAGGTCCGGGAGGGGGCGGAGCATCCAGAGGTTGAAGAAGAGGCTGTGCATCACCTCTGTCTCCCAagtcctcctttctcttcccagaatGCACTTGTAGTCCTAGAGGATGCACAAGGTGAACGCGAAACCAGGGAAGCCGAGGTGGTGGTCAGCCCTGAATCCCCAACGCCAAGCCCCCCACCTCTGCCATCACCCATTCCTGAGAATGAGCTCCCCCTGGACGAGATCGAGCTCAACATCAGCGAGATCCCGCCACCCCCACCTGTAGAGGTGGACGTGCGGAGCGTTGGCATCCGGGTCACGGAGGAGAGCCTGGGCCTTGCCACCGTGGCCCCGGGCAGCATCTCCAGCCTGAAGCAGCAGCTCTCGGACCTTAAGGGCGAGTTGTCTGGAAGAGCTGAGGAGCTGGCCCGGGTCAGAGCTGCtctgcagcagcaggaggaggaagtcCAGGCCAGGGGGCACAGGATCCGGGAGCTGGAGTGCACTGTGGCTCAGCTGGCAGAGAAGCTTAGCCACAAGGACACCAAGGACACTCAGAGCCAGACTGACGCCACAGTCAGCACTGACCCTCTCTGCGCACTCCTCATCAGGGAGTCATGTGACAAGAGCACAGGGGTCAATCTTCTGGGTAGCACGGGATCCGAAAACTGGGGGGTTAGAGGAGAGGAGAATGGCCCTCTGTGGGGACAGGACAATCACCAACAGAGGGATCAGAGCCTAGCGGAATTTGTGCCACCACCCCAGCTGTCACTGCCACAGGGACCCGAGAGGGTCCTCACCCCCTCTTTGCGTAGCTGCCTCTCCACAGAGCTCAGGATCGAAGAAGCAGGCTCTGAGCAGGAGGGAGACCCTCAGCGGGGAGCCGAGGGTCTGGGCAGGGAAGCAGAAGGCACTTCATGGAGCAGTGACAGAAAGGCGCCTCCAGCAAGGGGGGAGGAGACCAGCTCAGAGCCCCCAGGGAAGGACCGCCCAGGAGGGCCACCCAGCTCACCCACAGATGCCACTCTTGGGCAGTACGTGAAGAAGATCCAGGAGCTCCTGCAGGAGCAGTGGAGCTGCCTGGAGCACGGGTACCCGGAGCTGGCCAGCGCCATCAAGCAGCCTGCCTCCAAGCTCAGCAGCATCCAGAGCCAGCTGCTGAGCTCCCTCAACCTGCTGCTGTCCGCCTACTCGGCCCAGGCTCCGCCCCAGAAGGAGCCCACGGCCCCCTCCGCCTCTCCACCAATGG AGATCTCCCCGTCGACCAGCCTTAAATccataatgaaaaagaaagactatGGCTTCCGTGCAGGAGGTAATGGGACCAAAAAGAACCTTCAGTTTGTTGGGGTTAACGGTGG CTACGAGACCACCTCGAGCGAGGAGACCAGCGGTGAGGACAGCTCCCCGGAGGACCTGTCAGACAGTGAGGCTGAGAAGAAGTGTGAGGGCGCGGAACACAGACGGGGCAAGGATGCCCACCCCGACGGCAGGGCCGGGCAGGGTGTCTCCGAGGGCATCTGCCGCGTAGGCCAGGAGAGCGGGCCTGGGGAAGagctcccccaccccaaggcTGAGAG atatAAACCCTCTGAAGAATTCCTCAACGCGTGCCGGGcattgagccaacatctgccagaAACTGGGACCACCACCGACCACCTCTTG AGGCAGAGCTTGAACACCATCAGTCAAGAGTGGTTCCGCGTCTCCAGCCGGAAGTCGTctagccctgctgtggtggccgCCTACCTTCGGGGAGTCCAGCCTCACTCCCAGCGCATCCTCAAGCTGCTTGTCAACCTGGCTGATGGCAACGGGAACACAGCCCTTCACTACAGCGTGTCCCACTCCAACTTCTCCATCGTGAAGCTGCTGCTGGAGACAG GTGTCTGCAATGTGGACACTCAGAATAAGGCTGGCTACACCGCCGTGATGATCACTCCCTTGGCGTCCGCAGAGACGGATGAAGACATGGCTGTCGTCTGGAAGCTCTTAAGGGAAGGAAATGTGAACATCCAAGCTACTCAG GGGGGCCAGACCGCGCTGATGCTGGGAGTCTGCCACGACCGGGGGGACATGGTCCAAGCGCTCCTGAGCTGCAGGGCAGACGTCAACCTGCAGGACCACAACGGATCATCGGCCCTCATGCTGGCCTGTCACCATGGCAACGCGGACATGGTGCGGCTGCTGCTGGCCCACCCGGCCTGCGACAGCAGCCTGACTGACAAG